One Halonatronomonas betaini DNA segment encodes these proteins:
- a CDS encoding MBL fold metallo-hydrolase yields MKMAVLASGSSGNSIYLSTDNTAILIDAGLSGKELERRMKSVKLNPEDISAILVTHEHGDHIKGAGVLSRRYNIPIYASAGTWKAARKKLGKIGKGYERTIEESWQLGDFEITSFPIPHDAAEPVGFVVSDGDVNFGLATDIGYIADELYDHLKDLDCILLEANHDIDLLREGSYPGMLKRRIRGNEGHLSNDETAELLPELLKTNEKSSCPVVLLSHLSAENNRPELAYLTVKNSVCSAGFQIGKDLILKCAPRDEASEIYNIETAEIIKGVTDSA; encoded by the coding sequence ATGAAAATGGCAGTTCTCGCCAGTGGAAGCTCTGGCAATTCTATTTACTTATCTACAGACAATACAGCAATATTAATTGATGCTGGTTTATCCGGTAAAGAATTAGAAAGAAGGATGAAAAGTGTTAAATTAAATCCTGAAGATATTTCAGCAATTTTAGTAACTCATGAGCATGGGGATCATATTAAAGGGGCGGGAGTATTATCAAGACGTTATAATATTCCTATTTATGCCTCTGCTGGAACCTGGAAAGCGGCAAGAAAGAAGCTTGGTAAAATCGGTAAAGGTTATGAAAGAACGATAGAAGAATCCTGGCAATTAGGAGATTTTGAAATCACAAGTTTTCCTATTCCTCATGATGCAGCTGAGCCTGTTGGTTTTGTAGTAAGTGATGGCGATGTTAATTTTGGGCTTGCAACCGATATTGGTTATATAGCTGATGAACTCTATGATCATCTTAAAGATTTAGATTGTATACTTTTAGAAGCCAATCATGATATTGATTTATTAAGAGAAGGATCATATCCAGGAATGTTAAAAAGAAGAATTCGAGGCAATGAAGGTCATTTATCAAATGATGAAACAGCAGAGTTGTTACCTGAACTTTTAAAGACAAATGAAAAATCTTCCTGTCCTGTCGTTCTTCTTTCTCACTTGAGCGCAGAAAATAATAGGCCAGAATTAGCTTATTTAACTGTTAAAAACTCAGTCTGTTCAGCAGGCTTTCAAATTGGAAAAGATTTAATATTGAAATGTGCTCCTAGAGATGAGGCTAGCGAAATCTATAATATTGAAACTGCTGAAATTATAAAAGGAGTGACAGATTCAGCATGA
- the rlmH gene encoding 23S rRNA (pseudouridine(1915)-N(3))-methyltransferase RlmH, translating into MTINIVTVGKIKEDYINRGIAEFSKRLLKYCNLNIIEVAHENIPKNSTGQADMVKSKEGKRILARIPDNSYKIVLDVKGKPMTSKGLASSIQNLQVQGWSNITFIIGGSLGLSEKVLNEADYQLSLSHMTFTHQMIRLILLEQIYRAFKIIAGEPYHK; encoded by the coding sequence ATGACAATCAACATAGTTACAGTAGGTAAAATCAAGGAAGACTATATTAATAGAGGGATAGCAGAGTTTAGTAAACGTCTTTTAAAATACTGTAATTTAAATATAATTGAAGTTGCTCATGAAAATATTCCTAAAAATTCTACTGGTCAGGCAGACATGGTTAAAAGCAAAGAAGGCAAAAGAATTCTTGCCAGGATTCCAGATAATTCATATAAAATAGTTCTTGATGTTAAAGGGAAACCAATGACCTCTAAAGGATTAGCCAGCTCGATTCAAAATTTACAGGTTCAGGGCTGGAGCAATATTACATTTATTATTGGGGGCTCTTTAGGTTTATCAGAAAAGGTGCTTAATGAAGCTGATTATCAATTATCATTATCTCATATGACTTTTACCCATCAAATGATCAGGCTAATTCTTCTTGAACAGATTTATAGAGCTTTTAAGATAATTGCCGGTGAACCATATCATAAATAA
- a CDS encoding OsmC family protein yields MEISADWVGGLAFNSKGGSGHEVLMDASRDVGGDDKGPRPMELLLHGIAGCTGIDIVKTLEKMKADIDDFKISVDGKRADDYPQKFIEINIHFIIEGSGLTEKKVSRAVNLSLDKYCSASNSLSAKVTGTYEIISTE; encoded by the coding sequence ATGGAAATTAGTGCAGATTGGGTCGGTGGATTGGCTTTTAATTCAAAAGGTGGGTCAGGTCATGAGGTTTTAATGGACGCATCAAGGGATGTTGGTGGAGATGACAAAGGTCCAAGACCAATGGAGTTACTACTACATGGTATTGCAGGTTGTACAGGGATTGATATTGTTAAAACATTAGAAAAAATGAAAGCTGATATTGATGATTTTAAAATAAGTGTTGATGGTAAAAGAGCTGATGATTACCCCCAAAAATTTATTGAGATAAATATTCACTTTATAATAGAAGGGTCTGGTTTGACTGAGAAAAAAGTTTCTAGAGCAGTTAATTTAAGTTTGGATAAATATTGCTCAGCAAGCAATTCACTTTCAGCAAAAGTAACAGGAACCTATGAAATCATCTCAACAGAATAA